One stretch of Solenopsis invicta isolate M01_SB chromosome 16, UNIL_Sinv_3.0, whole genome shotgun sequence DNA includes these proteins:
- the LOC120359734 gene encoding protein ANTAGONIST OF LIKE HETEROCHROMATIN PROTEIN 1-like, which translates to MSDDLLSARRDEQLVQMTEPYLIKKSSRALIPELRLLITLRYLATGDLPLTVALAFRVGESTVREVVKEVCNILIKILEALYLSPPTKEDWRICFHGYWKRWNIPNCAGSIDGKHIRLRCPPNSGSLYFNYKNFIVWFYWQYLIIYTDLH; encoded by the exons ATGTCTGATGATCTATTAAGTGCGCGGAGAGACGAG CAATTAGTACAAATGACAGAACCATATTTGATAAAGAAAAGCTCTCGTGCTTTAATACCAGAACTACGACTTTTAATAACTCTaag atATCTTGCCACAGGCGATTTACCATTGACTGTAGCTTTGGCATTTAGAGTTGGTGAATCCACAGTAAGAGAAGTGGTAAAAGaagtttgtaatattttgattaagaTTTTGGAAGCATTATATCTTTCTCCACCTACAAAAGAAGATTGGAGAATATGTTTTCATGGATATTGGAAGAGATGGAACATTCCAAATTGTGCGGGTTCCATAGATGGCAAACATATTAGATTACGCTGTCCTCCAAACTCTGGAagcttgtattttaattataaaaattttatagtgtGGTTTTATTGGCAGTATCTGATCATTTATACAGATTTACATTAG